A genomic region of uncultured Paludibaculum sp. contains the following coding sequences:
- a CDS encoding winged helix-turn-helix domain-containing protein translates to MGSERQPINYQFGVFEFSANTGELRKNGIIVRLAPQPALVLKMLLAQNGGIVSREELQQEVWKGDTIVDFELGLNRCVARIRSVLSDDADTPRYVETIPRLGYRFIAPVKIVPVPQRQRIPVAAPAAAFEATLAPETAPEVVPQESNRLAPPQLDAPLEGPSRSLGRKWRLLLIYGLPAAVLIFVALFWSRHFVRNRTVQLRSDYSVGPLFSEPGQTGSPSFSPDGSKVVFSWSGSRQDNFDLYIRSIGTQDTTRLTKAPETDYSPAWSPDGKSIAFCRAGRRNGSSIWVISLSDGVERKLIDVPWTAVVGSRFLTWSPDNRRLVFAGSMSEDKASGLLEMEVATGATRYLTKAQAGSVEMHPAYAPDGHAIAFVRDIARGISRILVLPMKPEGGAAGPPVPLSWPGFESSNVARPTWTPDSSHLLFASNRNSEQYLWIAKAEQGAAPQLLSTLGPGLMDAAISSTGDLAMVRERLDIDIFKLDMDRLRRGDSAATVPVVNSNRLETYPNVSPDGLKLAFESNRSGFTEIWTSNVDGTNLTQITSMGHPITGSPSWSPDNRTIAFDSRAGGVPRIYLVPAAGGKVEALTASNEMSVTPAWSADGAWIYFTSDRTGRPEVWRIPSSGGTPQQVSTSGGFSPSTSAGKLILYSANRAWVTTLKSLNVETREERALATDAIRRSYYPAADGVYYIAAGAGGHFLLKFIPSAGGAAVTLYEFPRRTAEGMGMSQDGHSLFFGEAEQLNTDLQLVRDFWRN, encoded by the coding sequence ATGGGTTCCGAACGGCAACCGATCAACTATCAATTCGGCGTCTTTGAGTTTTCCGCCAACACGGGAGAGCTGCGCAAGAACGGGATAATCGTCCGTCTGGCCCCCCAGCCAGCACTGGTGCTGAAAATGCTCCTGGCCCAAAATGGGGGCATCGTGTCCCGGGAAGAGCTCCAACAGGAGGTCTGGAAGGGTGACACGATCGTAGATTTCGAGCTCGGGCTGAATCGCTGCGTCGCCCGGATCCGGAGCGTGCTCTCCGACGATGCCGACACGCCTCGGTATGTCGAGACGATTCCTCGCTTGGGTTATCGATTCATTGCTCCGGTGAAGATCGTGCCGGTGCCTCAGCGTCAGCGAATCCCTGTTGCGGCGCCTGCTGCCGCATTCGAAGCTACCCTCGCGCCGGAGACCGCTCCGGAGGTCGTCCCCCAGGAATCCAATCGTCTAGCGCCGCCGCAACTGGATGCTCCGCTGGAAGGCCCCAGCCGAAGTCTGGGCCGGAAGTGGCGGCTCCTCCTCATTTATGGTCTGCCGGCCGCCGTGCTCATTTTCGTCGCGTTGTTCTGGTCTCGGCACTTTGTGCGCAACCGGACCGTGCAACTCCGCTCGGACTACTCCGTTGGGCCGCTGTTCAGTGAGCCCGGTCAGACCGGGAGTCCGTCGTTCTCCCCGGACGGCTCCAAGGTTGTCTTTAGCTGGAGCGGGAGCCGGCAGGACAACTTCGATCTCTATATCAGGTCAATCGGTACTCAGGACACAACCCGGCTCACCAAGGCGCCGGAAACGGACTACAGTCCTGCCTGGTCACCCGACGGGAAATCCATCGCCTTCTGCCGCGCCGGCCGGCGGAACGGTTCGTCCATCTGGGTGATCTCCCTCTCTGATGGAGTGGAGCGGAAACTCATCGATGTGCCATGGACCGCGGTAGTGGGCAGCCGCTTTCTAACCTGGTCTCCGGACAACAGGCGGTTGGTGTTTGCCGGAAGCATGAGCGAAGACAAGGCCTCCGGTCTTCTCGAAATGGAGGTCGCCACCGGCGCGACCCGCTACCTGACGAAAGCCCAGGCAGGCAGCGTGGAGATGCATCCAGCCTACGCTCCCGATGGGCACGCAATCGCCTTCGTCCGCGATATCGCCCGCGGAATCAGTCGCATTCTCGTGTTGCCCATGAAGCCCGAAGGAGGGGCGGCCGGGCCGCCAGTTCCGTTGTCGTGGCCCGGTTTCGAGAGTTCCAACGTGGCTAGGCCCACCTGGACCCCCGACAGCAGCCATCTCCTCTTTGCCTCCAACCGGAACAGCGAACAATACTTGTGGATCGCGAAGGCGGAGCAGGGGGCCGCGCCCCAACTGCTCAGTACCCTGGGTCCGGGCCTGATGGATGCGGCGATTTCCTCCACCGGAGACCTCGCGATGGTTCGCGAGCGCCTGGATATCGATATTTTCAAGCTCGATATGGACCGGTTGCGCCGCGGCGATTCCGCCGCGACGGTACCCGTCGTGAACTCCAACCGTCTGGAAACTTACCCGAATGTTTCGCCCGACGGCTTGAAGCTTGCCTTTGAATCCAACCGCTCCGGCTTCACTGAGATCTGGACCTCGAATGTGGACGGCACCAACCTCACACAGATCACGAGCATGGGCCATCCCATCACCGGTTCCCCCTCTTGGTCTCCGGACAATCGGACCATCGCTTTTGACTCTCGTGCTGGTGGCGTTCCGCGAATCTACCTGGTGCCCGCGGCCGGCGGGAAGGTTGAGGCGCTAACCGCTTCGAACGAAATGAGCGTCACGCCCGCCTGGTCCGCGGACGGCGCCTGGATCTATTTCACCTCTGATCGCACTGGGCGGCCCGAGGTCTGGCGGATCCCCTCCAGCGGCGGTACGCCGCAGCAGGTTTCCACCTCCGGCGGATTCTCTCCGTCCACTTCCGCCGGTAAGCTGATCCTCTACTCGGCCAATCGGGCCTGGGTCACCACACTCAAATCCCTGAATGTGGAAACCCGCGAGGAAAGAGCCCTGGCAACGGATGCCATCCGCCGCAGCTACTATCCGGCCGCGGATGGTGTGTATTACATCGCTGCCGGCGCCGGCGGCCACTTCCTGCTGAAGTTCATCCCGTCCGCGGGCGGCGCCGCCGTAACTTTGTACGAGTTCCCAAGGCGTACGGCGGAAGGCATGGGCATGTCCCAGGACGGCCATTCCCTCTTCTTCGGAGAAGCCGAACAGTTGAATACCGACCTGCAGTTGGTTCGGGACTTCTGGCGGAATTGA
- a CDS encoding glycosyl hydrolase family 28 protein, whose translation MKTTKWSTLFLCFCGATTASLMAQDTRNVTEPITPKACAVLRAPLKSVADGPVIGDTADEQNAESSRETTMLQTALLNCTKGQAVELTLGANPSFNAFLLEPVTLPANVSLIIDGGVTVYGSRDPSRYQDNSDHAQGAICGTVGEYQVDRGCLPLFTLRTDNGIYGYGVIDGQGNRTILSGDNQGISWWDMAFKKKNSSNEQASPKIINAGVAGAFASNVVLHKITIRNPPFHTVGFGGNGFTVWGVKVQAPWTMPNSDGFDIHGSNITIYDTTVAIGDQDIAISTNNIDTSNITVRKFRGYNKGGITILAGGDSHLTSNLLFEDLLFTGSLPSVVGTTVNGVTEATLTQPPYSLQSYAQALPTSTGDLKAMQITTNISSSTGSKPGNTISNVTFQSVCVQDIVRPINIVPLSPFKSTDNLPAISGVVFRDVHVLPPTAQFPKTNKGVPVTPAAAGGYGFFLQADPSRNYYNDITLDNVVFDDAAQGQTSLAEITAIGTAFTTVNNVYPPILNNLNNQAAASASGPTLNLDSNFYATATSVSDPSLAYACPAKPPFVTGELYLTLGRTLPLGEPSSLPTATINAGGSVTLNAVVQPIMSQATFFNPKGYNAQPGLLAVGSPALTNPVEFYEGDVLVGTAKLSANGTLATLAIRHLKPGTHVFTARYPADAYYDATAFGSVTVVVRDWPRSSPVCGPSGDAGCPVPVGK comes from the coding sequence ATGAAGACGACAAAATGGAGCACCCTGTTCCTGTGCTTCTGCGGGGCGACAACCGCGAGCCTGATGGCACAGGACACACGAAATGTAACCGAACCCATCACTCCAAAGGCTTGCGCGGTCCTCCGCGCGCCGTTGAAGTCCGTGGCGGATGGCCCTGTCATCGGCGACACCGCCGACGAGCAGAACGCGGAATCATCCCGGGAGACGACCATGCTGCAGACGGCCCTGCTGAACTGCACGAAGGGCCAGGCGGTGGAACTGACGCTCGGTGCGAACCCGTCGTTCAACGCGTTCCTGCTGGAACCGGTCACCCTGCCAGCGAATGTCTCGCTCATCATCGATGGAGGCGTGACGGTGTATGGTTCGCGCGATCCCTCGCGGTACCAGGACAACAGCGACCACGCGCAAGGGGCGATCTGCGGCACTGTGGGCGAGTACCAAGTCGACCGGGGCTGCCTGCCGCTGTTCACCCTGCGCACGGACAACGGTATCTACGGCTACGGCGTGATCGACGGCCAGGGGAACAGGACGATACTGAGCGGCGACAATCAGGGCATCAGTTGGTGGGACATGGCTTTCAAGAAGAAGAATTCTTCCAATGAGCAGGCCAGCCCCAAGATCATCAATGCCGGGGTCGCGGGTGCGTTTGCCAGCAATGTCGTGCTCCACAAGATCACCATCCGCAACCCGCCATTTCACACCGTGGGCTTCGGCGGCAACGGCTTCACCGTTTGGGGCGTGAAAGTACAGGCCCCCTGGACCATGCCGAACAGCGATGGCTTCGACATCCACGGCAGCAACATAACCATCTACGACACCACTGTGGCGATCGGGGATCAGGACATCGCCATCAGTACCAACAACATCGACACGTCCAACATCACTGTCCGGAAGTTTCGCGGATATAACAAAGGCGGCATCACCATCCTGGCCGGAGGCGATTCGCATCTGACATCGAACCTGCTGTTTGAAGACCTGCTTTTCACCGGCAGCCTGCCCAGCGTGGTGGGGACCACGGTGAACGGCGTGACGGAAGCCACACTCACGCAGCCGCCCTACAGCCTGCAGAGCTACGCGCAGGCGCTGCCCACGTCGACCGGTGACCTGAAGGCGATGCAGATCACGACCAACATCAGTTCCAGCACCGGCTCCAAACCCGGCAACACCATCAGCAACGTGACGTTTCAGTCCGTCTGTGTACAGGACATCGTCCGGCCGATCAACATTGTCCCGCTGTCCCCCTTCAAGTCCACCGACAACTTGCCTGCTATTTCTGGCGTCGTGTTCCGCGACGTGCATGTTCTACCACCCACGGCCCAGTTCCCCAAAACAAACAAAGGCGTTCCAGTCACACCGGCTGCTGCGGGCGGTTATGGCTTCTTCCTACAGGCGGATCCATCCAGAAACTACTACAACGACATCACACTGGACAATGTCGTTTTCGACGATGCCGCCCAGGGGCAGACCTCGCTGGCGGAGATTACGGCGATCGGTACGGCCTTCACTACTGTCAACAATGTCTATCCGCCAATCCTCAACAACCTCAACAACCAGGCCGCCGCCAGCGCCTCCGGTCCGACGCTCAATCTCGATTCCAACTTCTACGCGACGGCAACTTCAGTCAGCGATCCGTCACTGGCATACGCCTGCCCCGCGAAGCCGCCATTCGTCACCGGCGAACTCTATCTGACGCTTGGGCGCACGCTGCCCCTTGGCGAACCCTCCAGTCTGCCGACCGCAACCATCAATGCCGGCGGCTCAGTGACGTTGAATGCGGTGGTACAGCCGATCATGTCCCAGGCCACGTTTTTCAATCCCAAGGGCTACAACGCGCAACCGGGGCTGCTGGCCGTCGGCTCTCCCGCCCTCACCAATCCGGTGGAGTTCTACGAAGGCGACGTGCTGGTGGGTACCGCGAAACTGTCGGCGAACGGCACACTGGCCACCCTGGCCATACGACACCTGAAGCCCGGCACGCATGTGTTCACTGCCCGCTATCCGGCCGATGCGTACTATGACGCAACGGCGTTTGGATCCGTAACCGTAGTAGTGAGAGATTGGCCGCGCTCCTCTCCGGTATGTGGTCCGTCCGGCGACGCCGGTTGTCCAGTGCCCGTTGGAAAATAG
- a CDS encoding cupin domain-containing protein codes for MPFHFQHSRLRQTRTQVIPALGLTLRVLLEPEDSGRELTIIETVNAPGFGPPFHRHPETEIFRVLEGRYIFEVDGTRYPAEEGDLVTVPGGAPHRFVNVSGKPARQLVMMLPGLDAYAFFGGLAETMRNGIPSRSVLNAFGEPWGCEFLGGPLTLDQLTLAETGR; via the coding sequence ATGCCATTCCATTTCCAACATTCCCGTCTCCGGCAGACCCGGACTCAGGTCATACCGGCCCTTGGACTTACCCTTCGAGTCCTCCTCGAACCGGAGGACTCCGGACGAGAGTTGACGATCATCGAGACCGTCAACGCCCCCGGATTCGGCCCGCCCTTTCACCGCCACCCGGAGACGGAGATCTTCCGGGTCCTGGAAGGCCGCTACATCTTCGAAGTGGATGGAACCCGCTACCCCGCCGAAGAGGGTGACCTGGTCACTGTTCCGGGCGGGGCGCCGCACCGCTTTGTGAACGTCAGCGGCAAGCCGGCACGCCAGTTGGTGATGATGTTGCCTGGGCTCGACGCCTACGCCTTCTTTGGCGGATTGGCGGAAACCATGCGCAACGGCATCCCGTCGAGGAGTGTCCTGAACGCATTCGGCGAACCTTGGGGCTGCGAGTTTCTGGGTGGTCCGCTGACGCTGGACCAACTCACGCTCGCCGAAACCGGTCGTTAA
- a CDS encoding PEP-CTERM sorting domain-containing protein (PEP-CTERM proteins occur, often in large numbers, in the proteomes of bacteria that also encode an exosortase, a predicted intramembrane cysteine proteinase. The presence of a PEP-CTERM domain at a protein's C-terminus predicts cleavage within the sorting domain, followed by covalent anchoring to some some component of the (usually Gram-negative) cell surface. Many PEP-CTERM proteins exhibit an unusual sequence composition that includes large numbers of potential glycosylation sites. Expression of one such protein has been shown restore the ability of a bacterium to form floc, a type of biofilm.), whose protein sequence is MYQLKFLYKLAALGVLCAASTLSAQAATLVLTTSFDNGSPTSPIPAGSTVGSPDTFSVTGKDVFYLGGIANDPGNPCFLAGSSSATCLQVPVYQGINPTLTSAHVFGAGDYLVQIEMAGGGVNALVLAELGAPQMITVVANTQFTTYQFTHTVPAGVLTHLTITGNNEFLINSIKVGSLTGASPVPEPSSWSMMLMAGMGLGGVGLYRRRRVVAATPEQGDR, encoded by the coding sequence ATGTATCAACTGAAGTTCCTTTACAAACTGGCGGCGCTCGGCGTACTGTGCGCTGCTTCCACCCTATCGGCCCAGGCCGCAACTCTCGTCCTGACGACGAGCTTCGACAACGGGTCGCCGACATCGCCCATCCCAGCCGGGTCGACGGTTGGGTCGCCGGACACCTTCTCGGTCACCGGCAAAGACGTTTTCTACCTGGGCGGAATTGCCAATGACCCGGGCAACCCGTGCTTCCTAGCCGGCTCGTCGAGTGCGACTTGCCTTCAAGTGCCCGTCTATCAGGGCATCAATCCGACATTGACATCGGCCCACGTCTTCGGCGCGGGCGACTACCTGGTGCAAATCGAGATGGCGGGCGGCGGAGTCAACGCGTTGGTACTGGCGGAACTCGGCGCACCTCAAATGATCACGGTTGTGGCCAACACCCAGTTCACGACGTATCAGTTTACCCACACGGTGCCAGCCGGTGTCCTCACGCACCTGACCATCACGGGCAACAATGAGTTCCTCATCAACAGCATCAAGGTCGGGAGTCTGACTGGGGCGAGCCCGGTACCCGAACCGTCGAGTTGGTCGATGATGCTGATGGCTGGAATGGGCCTGGGCGGGGTGGGGCTCTACCGGCGGCGTAGAGTTGTTGCGGCGACGCCTGAGCAGGGCGATCGCTAG
- a CDS encoding PQQ-binding-like beta-propeller repeat protein — MKTQQNYRNEITGAGMNRRSMLKTLLGGAGAGLMATQFTANAQSRLSPAAKKPLPQRASVAPPQQLWQQKILPANESVLQQAAYGNGYFIMMDGSNNVMITDIQAGPDVQSANAINESLGTITAWRNGAFVAQGADGAMVVLQNANTSVGQFIQFYVPSPAPKTALSAYYSVGNDDYLLYVGVDGSLYAVEPVWNPATNNYDVNGLWSVSLGLGSVSDSAALALDGANRAVVVAGDSIALVDISPAAGNLVYSVTGQGQASAVCLDGNCAYVAGANGLDAYNVATGATLWPKGGFVAPGTLGTPISYGGVVYVGDATSLLHAVDAATGAAAGAAVKFDSAMHIGVPHISDGIFYQCSAAGVINAFDLSKGIEGGSSPMTFPTGISGDTLVGFESGICVAFYVGPDDGNGAGTYLGAINMADLVHGYSSESELMADNYVASTNSDGYQPDSASYRTIVQLLDGNGNPRANVSIKVWASDDVSISDGVNTYSLNPPDIAWLKTDAAGQLNIVSTASDITAPALYFWGPFMLNQEAIVVYPDHEALSRLSSIQAGDLDQSVAKDYSGKPIVPDGVDHVAVANTIQNTMGGGAAAAMMATRLTNRQRAEADLRVRSQSGKLGRGLASTLQADNTYLSFPDTTVNMLYQQVVGVADRTIVKGSAQSFMTTIDSDGNVVFGPPQAASVAAVNGVGSALGGGWSEFKSWLKHNVTDKIASIACKVADEISHEITTLASGTFSFVVDTVEKAVAVVTGFIRTVVGDIVRAAEWLSKLFDWGGILSLQKSIVNQVTSGVQGLSAWIAAQGTDFGAVGTFLDSKINALSAAQAGVLSKLGGSLRGNQVNNNDPQTVYGVNGAKSRAQSSSLSSKVSNNIGQATSTSSASAVTADNPTLASALENLITQGGSLLETVLDQLLSSIKAFFDGFKLLFSDPAGFIETEVSVLVNLFFDLAKDLLTAIKLVVGFVLQTLSAVMNDVLSLVNESIHIPVISDLWSLVSHGEPLTLLNVFALVVAIPSHIIISAANITPPTSVSAKPAGALKMSADGAAWMAVAGAVASFFSGGIDGICDLENVNSNSFSAKLDIAGSLVEMALSLPSTIATNNDPTYLYYAMGAFPILLAALQAGTFNAAKEATSVAGKFANFFAPLGYSLYGVGMIVLSICLAVDNPTEWDGPGHILLVSDLFNGLDYVPKGLLANPAQSFPGGNQVLSGGATDEIRLGVALTDWVFPTASGIANAVAALN, encoded by the coding sequence ATGAAGACCCAACAGAACTATCGAAACGAGATCACGGGCGCCGGCATGAACCGCCGCAGCATGCTCAAAACACTACTGGGCGGCGCAGGTGCGGGCCTGATGGCCACACAGTTCACTGCCAACGCCCAGTCCAGATTGTCGCCGGCGGCGAAGAAGCCCTTGCCGCAGCGGGCGTCGGTAGCTCCGCCACAGCAGCTCTGGCAACAGAAAATACTGCCGGCTAACGAGTCCGTGCTGCAGCAGGCCGCCTACGGGAACGGCTATTTCATCATGATGGACGGCTCCAACAATGTGATGATCACCGACATTCAGGCGGGCCCGGACGTGCAATCGGCCAACGCCATCAACGAGAGTCTGGGCACTATCACTGCCTGGAGAAACGGCGCCTTCGTGGCGCAGGGCGCCGACGGAGCCATGGTTGTCCTACAGAACGCAAATACGTCGGTTGGTCAATTTATCCAGTTCTACGTGCCTTCTCCGGCGCCGAAGACGGCTCTCAGCGCCTATTACAGCGTCGGCAATGACGACTACCTGCTCTACGTCGGGGTCGATGGAAGCCTCTACGCGGTTGAACCGGTCTGGAATCCGGCGACGAACAACTACGACGTCAATGGCTTGTGGTCCGTTTCGCTGGGGCTCGGCTCCGTGAGTGACTCAGCCGCGCTGGCTCTGGACGGTGCGAACAGGGCGGTGGTGGTGGCGGGCGACTCTATCGCCCTGGTGGACATCTCGCCGGCGGCAGGCAATCTGGTGTATTCGGTGACGGGCCAGGGGCAAGCCTCGGCGGTCTGCTTGGACGGCAATTGCGCCTATGTCGCCGGTGCGAACGGATTGGACGCCTACAACGTGGCGACCGGCGCCACGCTGTGGCCGAAGGGAGGTTTTGTGGCTCCCGGGACGTTGGGCACGCCCATCAGCTACGGCGGAGTGGTCTATGTCGGCGATGCCACGAGCCTGCTGCATGCCGTGGATGCCGCCACGGGCGCCGCCGCGGGGGCGGCGGTGAAGTTCGACAGCGCCATGCACATCGGGGTTCCCCACATCAGTGACGGCATCTTCTACCAGTGTTCGGCCGCTGGAGTGATCAACGCGTTCGACCTGTCGAAGGGGATTGAGGGTGGAAGCTCACCGATGACTTTCCCCACCGGGATCTCCGGGGATACCTTGGTGGGATTTGAAAGCGGTATTTGCGTGGCTTTCTATGTGGGCCCCGATGACGGGAACGGGGCGGGCACCTACCTTGGAGCCATCAACATGGCGGATCTGGTGCATGGTTACTCCAGCGAGAGTGAGTTGATGGCGGACAACTACGTCGCCTCCACCAACTCTGACGGCTACCAGCCCGATAGCGCCTCCTACCGCACGATCGTCCAGCTTCTGGACGGCAACGGCAATCCGCGAGCCAATGTCTCCATCAAGGTCTGGGCGTCGGACGACGTCTCCATCTCCGATGGCGTCAACACCTACTCACTGAATCCGCCGGACATCGCATGGCTGAAGACGGATGCGGCGGGCCAACTGAACATCGTCTCCACGGCTTCCGACATCACCGCCCCAGCGCTGTATTTCTGGGGACCGTTCATGTTGAACCAGGAGGCGATCGTGGTCTACCCGGACCACGAGGCATTGTCGCGGCTGTCCAGCATCCAGGCCGGCGATCTGGATCAGAGCGTGGCCAAGGACTATTCGGGCAAGCCGATCGTGCCGGATGGCGTCGATCACGTCGCCGTGGCGAACACGATCCAGAACACGATGGGGGGCGGCGCGGCAGCGGCGATGATGGCCACGCGGCTGACGAACCGCCAGCGTGCCGAGGCGGATCTGCGAGTCCGCAGCCAGTCAGGCAAGCTGGGCAGGGGGCTGGCGTCCACGCTCCAGGCCGACAACACGTATCTGTCGTTTCCGGACACGACGGTGAATATGCTCTACCAGCAGGTGGTGGGAGTTGCCGACCGCACGATTGTGAAGGGCTCGGCGCAAAGCTTCATGACCACCATCGATAGTGACGGGAATGTGGTCTTCGGCCCTCCGCAGGCGGCTTCAGTGGCGGCGGTGAATGGTGTCGGCAGCGCCCTGGGCGGCGGCTGGAGCGAGTTCAAAAGCTGGTTGAAGCACAATGTCACCGACAAGATCGCCTCGATTGCCTGCAAGGTGGCGGATGAGATTTCCCACGAAATTACCACTTTGGCGAGCGGCACCTTCAGCTTTGTCGTGGACACGGTGGAGAAGGCGGTGGCGGTGGTGACTGGTTTCATCCGCACAGTGGTGGGCGACATCGTCCGCGCCGCGGAATGGCTTTCCAAGCTATTCGATTGGGGCGGCATCCTGAGCCTGCAGAAGAGCATCGTGAACCAAGTCACCAGCGGTGTGCAGGGGCTCTCTGCCTGGATCGCGGCCCAGGGTACTGATTTCGGGGCAGTGGGTACTTTCCTGGATAGCAAGATCAACGCGCTATCGGCCGCCCAGGCCGGAGTTCTGAGCAAACTCGGCGGCTCTCTGAGGGGCAATCAGGTCAACAACAACGACCCGCAGACTGTCTACGGAGTGAACGGGGCGAAATCGCGCGCCCAGTCCAGTTCGCTGTCGTCGAAGGTATCCAACAACATCGGGCAGGCGACATCGACCAGTTCCGCGAGCGCTGTCACGGCTGACAATCCCACGCTGGCCAGCGCGCTGGAAAACCTCATTACCCAGGGGGGCAGTCTGCTGGAAACGGTTCTGGATCAGCTCCTGAGCTCGATCAAGGCGTTCTTTGACGGCTTCAAGTTGCTGTTCAGCGATCCGGCGGGCTTCATCGAGACCGAGGTCTCCGTTCTGGTGAATCTGTTCTTCGATCTGGCCAAGGATCTGCTGACGGCCATCAAGCTGGTGGTTGGGTTCGTGCTGCAGACCCTGTCCGCGGTCATGAACGATGTGCTGAGCCTGGTGAATGAGTCGATCCACATCCCGGTGATTTCGGACCTCTGGTCTCTAGTCAGCCATGGAGAGCCGCTCACCTTGCTGAATGTGTTCGCCCTGGTGGTTGCGATTCCGTCGCACATCATCATTTCCGCGGCCAACATCACTCCGCCGACCTCGGTTTCGGCCAAGCCGGCAGGAGCGTTGAAGATGTCCGCGGACGGCGCCGCGTGGATGGCGGTGGCCGGCGCGGTGGCGTCATTCTTCTCTGGTGGAATCGACGGCATATGCGATCTCGAGAATGTGAATTCAAACTCGTTTTCGGCGAAGCTGGACATCGCCGGCTCGCTCGTCGAGATGGCGCTCTCGCTGCCCAGCACAATTGCCACGAACAACGACCCCACGTACCTCTACTATGCGATGGGAGCATTCCCGATTCTGTTGGCGGCCCTGCAGGCGGGGACCTTCAACGCGGCCAAGGAGGCAACCAGCGTGGCAGGCAAGTTCGCCAACTTCTTTGCGCCGCTGGGTTACTCCCTCTACGGGGTTGGGATGATTGTCCTGTCCATCTGCCTGGCGGTCGACAACCCGACCGAGTGGGATGGCCCGGGACACATTCTGCTGGTCTCCGATCTCTTCAATGGCTTGGACTATGTCCCCAAGGGACTGCTGGCCAATCCCGCCCAGAGTTTTCCGGGCGGAAACCAAGTACTGTCCGGCGGTGCGACTGACGAGATCCGGCTCGGTGTGGCTTTGACGGATTGGGTTTTCCCGACTGCCTCCGGCATCGCCAACGCCGTGGCCGCCCTCAACTAA